The genomic interval AGGTGGCATTTTCAAAATCTATGAATAAAAGCCCTGCGCGAGGGTTGATTAAGAAATTCCCCAGTGTGTTGAAGTGTCCATTTCCTGAGTAATCTGGAATGCAGAGCGTGGTATCATTTTCAATTTGGATGAAACCTGGATCTCCACCTCGGTGAGAAACATCCGCTCCGGATGATTTTTGGTCGTTGTGAGTTCCTGAACTACTTGCGACAAAGAAAGTGTCGGCTTGCTTAATTAACTTGCGCATAGATGAAGTGAAGAAATTGCTTTGGGTAGATTTTTCTTGTGGTGAATGATTTTTATTGCTAAGTAATCTTCTTTTGCTAATAAATTTTGGGCAATTACCAAAACTCTGTTTGACGCGGATTTGTAGCTGATCCTTATTGGCAGAGCTAATACGAGCGGACAGGCGGTTTCTGCGTCGATTCTCCAAATTAATTCCCAAGAGCCCGACATCGACTAAGCCTTGTTCGATTGATTTTGATAGTGGGTCTTCTTCATGGATTAGGTTTTTAATGGCTAATTCATTTTCATTAGGAGAACTTATGAAGTTTGTTTGGGAAGATAAAACGGATGCCCATAAATCTCCTTGTGGGTCTTGATGACCTAAAAAAATATAGGGCAGTTCACAATAAAATTTCCGATGTTGATCAGGCATGAAATCGCGAATGACTTTGCGCCCAAATGTGTCCATGCGTTGATCAATGCCTAGGCTTTTTTGTAAACTTATTTCGCCTTCATGAAATGGTGAGTTCATAGATGATCCTTAAAGACCTCTCCCCATAAATCAGGGGGAAGTCCAGTAGTTGATAGTTTATGCGGCGCTCGATGGGCGTTGACTGACTTCTTGATGCCAACGAGAAAGCTTGGGGTAGTCATTGAGAGTGAGCAAGTTTAAATGAAGTGCAAAGTCTAAAGAGCAAAGTAGGGTGATGTCTGCAATGGAATAGATTTCTCCAGCTAAGAAGGGATTATGCTGTAACTGTTTCTCCATGATCGCTAAATGCAGGAGTAGTTGACTTTGCTGATGAAGCCCCCACTCGTTGTTACGGTAACGATCGTCCCCAATGCCTTGGGTGGCATGATGAAAATATTGGCCAGTGGAGAATAAAACCCCCAATTCAGCGCGGCGTTGCCACATATCAATGGTCGCTTGCTCTTTTGCAGTTTCTCCAAATAGTTTTATGCCTGAGCTTAAACTTTCAAAATAGCGGGAAATTGAATGCGATTCAGTGATAAAACTCCCGTCATCAAGTTCTAGAACAGGAACAGTAGCATAGGGGTTTTTTGCTAAAAAATCAGCTGATTTATGTTCGCCGTCACCCAATTTCACCGTAATGAGTTCGAGATTTTCGAGGAGACCTTTTTCGGCAATAAAAATTCTGGCACGACGAGCGTTGGGGGCAATTTGTGTGTGATAAAGTTTCATGAGTTTTCCTTATTTTAATAACTTATCTATCAGTAGATAGATTAGCTACCTAGTGATAGATAATGCGAGTGTTGACTAAAAACAACTACAAATATCAAAAAAAGTAGATTTTTATCTATCTAGTGATAGATTTATAAAAAGTAGAGGTTTAAAATGAGCAAAAAAGAAGAAATTATTTTAGAGGCATGCCGAGCCTTGCAAGAAGGTGGAGTTAATGGCTTTAGCTTTCGTGACTTAGCCGACACAGTTGGAGTCAAGTCCTCCAGTGTGCATTATTATTTCAAAAATAAAAATGATTTATTTATTGCGGTTTTAGAAGCTTTTACAGAAGAGTTTACTCAAAATTTACAGTCAATTCTAGATGAAAGTTCGAGTCTACAAGATGTCATTGATGGAATCATTGATCAATTTATTGAAATTGCTCAAGAGCAGAAATTTTGTGTTTGTGGGATGTTGGCGATAGATCAAAAGCATTTGAGTGAAGAAATGATAAGTCGAGTGAATGAGACTTTTTGCGCTTTACGCAAATGGCTAAGCGAAGTAATCGCTCAGTATCCTCAGGAGAAGTTTTCGAACGAAGAGCTCTCTTCTATATTTATTAGTGCCTTAGAGGGTGCTTTAATGATGGACCGTCTCAGTAAAACGACGGAGTCACTAGAAAGCCTACGAAGCTTTATGCACCGCTTGGTATAAGGGCTTCTTTTAAACAAGCTTAGTTAGGCATAAGAATGGAGATGAATTCGCTTCATTATTAAGAGTTTAGTTAAGTCATGATATGTATCCTTAGGTTTGAGTCATTAAACCACAAACAAAAGGACATAAAATGAAAAGCAAATTTGATCACTTCTACAATTTAATGAAAAGCGCCTTGTTTTTACAAGGTAAAGCTCACAGGACAAGAGATTCCTACCTACGAGCTTTACGCCGAATCAATAAAATGCTTACTTTGGAATTAGATGAGATCACAGAAGAAGATCTTAAAAAATATTTTTTGAAGCTTTTGAGAACGTATGCGGTACCAACCGTAAAGAGTGATCGTTGTGGCTTAGCATTTTTTTATAAATATGTGCTCTCTCGAGAATTTAACTGGGGCAAGATTATACGAATTCAGACCGTTCATAAATTACCAAGTGTTTTGACACAAAAAGAAATCGCCCACGTGTTGAGTTACGTGAAACGGTGGCGCCATCGTGTCTGCTTGACGGCAATATATAGTATGGGGCTTCGGGTTAGTGAGGCATTAAAAATGAGGCCTAGTGATATTTGCGTTGAGCGCAAAATTCTTCATATTCGTAATAGTAAAGGTTGCCGGGATCGCTTGGTACCTTTGCCGGACTTAAGTTTGCAGATGATAAATGATTTTTGGCTCAGCCATCGAAGCCCCAATTATATTTTTCCTCAGATTAGGGATAAATCTAATATGGTTAATATAGATAAGCACATGTATATCGGCGCAGTTCAGGGAGCTTTTCGTATGGCGGTTTTGGAGAGTGGAATCATGAAGCGCGTAAGTGTGCATAATTTGAGGCATAGCTATGCGACTCATATGATGGAGAAAGGCGTTCCGATCATGGCCATACAAGAAATACTTGGGCATCGGGATATTAAGACGACGATGATCTATGCGCGGCTAACGGAATTAATCTATGAAAATAGACATGATCAAATTCGCAAGTTGATGTCGCCTTTGGAGTTTTTAAATAATTCATCAAATGAATCCTTGCATATATCATCTTATAGCTTGGAGGAAATTAATAGCTTATGTTTACAAAAGCTGAGCATAAATAATGAAAATAGTCACAAGATGTGATTATTTTTGCGAATGGAGTTATAAGATTGCTTTGGGCTCTGTTCTATAGGTGTTGAGATAGTTCGGTGTCGAATTAGTATAAAGAAAATTTTAGGAGCCATAAATGAAAAAACTGATTGTCTTATTTTTACTCATCAATTGTGCGGTGTACGCAAAACCGATGAACTTTGTGTTTATTCTTGCAGATGATTTGGGGATAAAAGATATTGGTGCTGAGGGGAGCATTTTTCATGAGACTCCTAACTTAGATGCTTTAGCAAAGAGCTCGGCGCGCTTTACGGATGGTTATTCCACTTGCCAAGTTTGCAGTCCTTCTAGAGCGAGTATCATGCTCGGTCAGTTTCCGGCGACACATGGCATTACTGAGTATATTGGAGCGCCTTCGGGCTTGCGTTGGAAACGCAATACAAAAGTTATGCCAGCGGAATATGTTCGAGCTTTACCTGCAGAAGATATGACGATTGCGGAAGCGATGAAAACTGCGGGCTATAAAACATTTTTCACGGGCAAATGGCATTTGGGCGGTGAGGGTTCCTATCCAGAAGATCACGGTTTCGACATTAATGTGGGTGGTTATGAAAGAGGTGGCCCTTACGGCAATGGTAAAGAAGCAGGTTTTTTCTCACCCTATGGCAATCCAAAAATGAAAGATGGGCCAGACGGGGAAAGTTTGAGTGTGCGTTTAGGCATGGAAACGGCGAAGTTTATTGAAGCGAATAAGGATGAGAAATTTTTTGCTTTCATGTCTTTTTATGCGGTTCACGCACCGATTCAAACGACGCGTTCATTATGGGAGAAGTACCGCGCGAAAGCCGAAAAAATGGGCTTGGTGGAAAACGATAAGCGTTTCATCTTTGATCGTACACAAGCGGTGCGCCAAGTCCAAGATAATCCGGTTTATGCAGGCATGATGGAGAGTATGGATGAAGGTGTGGGCGTGGTGCTTAAAAAATTAAAAGAATTAGGCTTAGATAAAAATACCGTAGTGATTTTCACTTCAGATAATGGTGGCGTTTCGTCAGGCGATGCCTACGCAACAGCTTGTTTACCTCTACGTGGTGGCAAGGGGCGTCAGTGGGAAGGGGGGATTCGTCAGCCTTTTTATATTCACGTTCCAGGAATTGCTGATGAGGAGAAGTTTATTGGAGTGCCAGCAACAGGCGCTGACTTTTACCCTACTATTCTCGACCTCGCGGGTTTAGAACTCAAGCCCGCGCAACATGTGGATGGCCTTAGTTTAAAGGCAGCGATGCAGGGCAAGGAAATGCCTAAGCGTGATTTGTTTTGGCATTACCCACATTACGGTAATCAGGGTGGTGAGCCTTCTTCCATTATTCGCTCAGGCCAGTGGAAGCTCATCCATTACTATGAAGATGGTCGCAAGGAACTCTACAAGATTTCTGATGATATTGGTGAGCAAAATGATTTGGCATCGAGTCATCCAGAGAAAGCTCAAGAGCTCGCTAAAAAATTAAAATCTTGGCTCGAAGAGAAGCAGGCAAAATTTCCAGAAAAAGACAAGCGTTATAATGCGCAAAAAGCTGCAGTAAGCCTCAAAAATAAAGAGCAAGGACAGATGAAAAGCTTAGAGAAGTCGCATGCGAATTACCTCAATAAAGATTATAAAGGTAATCCAAAACAGCGTTCGAATGGTTATTTAGAACCGCGTTAATCTTTAGGAACAATCGCTAAGCGAAAACCTAAGTTATATAAACGGCCATCAGCTGAGTACCAATCGCGTTTGGCGGAGTAGCAGTCGCCAGCGCCTTCGTGCCAACTAGCTCCACGCGAGGAGCGGACTTTCCCTGTTTCGGGACCCTTTGGATCGATAAGTTCATTGGCGTCATAGTGATCGTAGCGGTCTGAACACCATTCCCAAACGTTACCGTACATATCGTGCAGTCCCCAGCGATTGGCGTTCTTTTTTCCTACGGGGTGAGCTTGTTCATCTGAATTGCCATCAAACCAAGCAATCGTACTTAAATCCATAAGGGGTTTTGGACTGTAGTTGGCCTGGCAAGCGTATTCCCATTGGGCTTCCGTGGGCAAGGCAATTTTATATCCACTCGGAATTTCTTTGGCGTAATAACGATTGAGTTTGGCAATGAGTTCTTGGCATTCATTCCAAGAAACATAATAGATAGGGTGATGTGGGCCTACTCCGCGCAATGACCAATCGGGATTCGCTAAGTCACGTTGTTCTTGGATTGACTTATTCATGTAGCCCAGCCATTGCGCTTGAGTGAA from Lentisphaera araneosa HTCC2155 carries:
- a CDS encoding formylglycine-generating enzyme family protein, with the translated sequence MKRVIIIFVFISLFFSCTSLQQPDLQLASMEFKHIPKGEFDMGTAKGSSDQQPVREITISQDFWLAKFEFTQAQWLGYMNKSIQEQRDLANPDWSLRGVGPHHPIYYVSWNECQELIAKLNRYYAKEIPSGYKIALPTEAQWEYACQANYSPKPLMDLSTIAWFDGNSDEQAHPVGKKNANRWGLHDMYGNVWEWCSDRYDHYDANELIDPKGPETGKVRSSRGASWHEGAGDCYSAKRDWYSADGRLYNLGFRLAIVPKD
- a CDS encoding TetR/AcrR family transcriptional regulator; its protein translation is MSKKEEIILEACRALQEGGVNGFSFRDLADTVGVKSSSVHYYFKNKNDLFIAVLEAFTEEFTQNLQSILDESSSLQDVIDGIIDQFIEIAQEQKFCVCGMLAIDQKHLSEEMISRVNETFCALRKWLSEVIAQYPQEKFSNEELSSIFISALEGALMMDRLSKTTESLESLRSFMHRLV
- a CDS encoding tyrosine-type recombinase/integrase, encoding MKSKFDHFYNLMKSALFLQGKAHRTRDSYLRALRRINKMLTLELDEITEEDLKKYFLKLLRTYAVPTVKSDRCGLAFFYKYVLSREFNWGKIIRIQTVHKLPSVLTQKEIAHVLSYVKRWRHRVCLTAIYSMGLRVSEALKMRPSDICVERKILHIRNSKGCRDRLVPLPDLSLQMINDFWLSHRSPNYIFPQIRDKSNMVNIDKHMYIGAVQGAFRMAVLESGIMKRVSVHNLRHSYATHMMEKGVPIMAIQEILGHRDIKTTMIYARLTELIYENRHDQIRKLMSPLEFLNNSSNESLHISSYSLEEINSLCLQKLSINNENSHKM
- a CDS encoding glutathione S-transferase family protein translates to MKLYHTQIAPNARRARIFIAEKGLLENLELITVKLGDGEHKSADFLAKNPYATVPVLELDDGSFITESHSISRYFESLSSGIKLFGETAKEQATIDMWQRRAELGVLFSTGQYFHHATQGIGDDRYRNNEWGLHQQSQLLLHLAIMEKQLQHNPFLAGEIYSIADITLLCSLDFALHLNLLTLNDYPKLSRWHQEVSQRPSSAA
- a CDS encoding sulfatase produces the protein MKKLIVLFLLINCAVYAKPMNFVFILADDLGIKDIGAEGSIFHETPNLDALAKSSARFTDGYSTCQVCSPSRASIMLGQFPATHGITEYIGAPSGLRWKRNTKVMPAEYVRALPAEDMTIAEAMKTAGYKTFFTGKWHLGGEGSYPEDHGFDINVGGYERGGPYGNGKEAGFFSPYGNPKMKDGPDGESLSVRLGMETAKFIEANKDEKFFAFMSFYAVHAPIQTTRSLWEKYRAKAEKMGLVENDKRFIFDRTQAVRQVQDNPVYAGMMESMDEGVGVVLKKLKELGLDKNTVVIFTSDNGGVSSGDAYATACLPLRGGKGRQWEGGIRQPFYIHVPGIADEEKFIGVPATGADFYPTILDLAGLELKPAQHVDGLSLKAAMQGKEMPKRDLFWHYPHYGNQGGEPSSIIRSGQWKLIHYYEDGRKELYKISDDIGEQNDLASSHPEKAQELAKKLKSWLEEKQAKFPEKDKRYNAQKAAVSLKNKEQGQMKSLEKSHANYLNKDYKGNPKQRSNGYLEPR
- a CDS encoding pyridoxamine 5'-phosphate oxidase family protein; its protein translation is MNSPFHEGEISLQKSLGIDQRMDTFGRKVIRDFMPDQHRKFYCELPYIFLGHQDPQGDLWASVLSSQTNFISSPNENELAIKNLIHEEDPLSKSIEQGLVDVGLLGINLENRRRNRLSARISSANKDQLQIRVKQSFGNCPKFISKRRLLSNKNHSPQEKSTQSNFFTSSMRKLIKQADTFFVASSSGTHNDQKSSGADVSHRGGDPGFIQIENDTTLCIPDYSGNGHFNTLGNFLINPRAGLLFIDFENATLISMTGKAELFLDTPKEKHFPGAERLWRFYLKQAICIPNALPFKWQKI